From a single Lytechinus variegatus isolate NC3 chromosome 9, Lvar_3.0, whole genome shotgun sequence genomic region:
- the LOC121421028 gene encoding protein lin-7 homolog C-like, translating to MASTGELTLDRDVSRAIQLLQNLQQQSGLPTQKLIALQAILESDFFNAVREVYEHVHETVDIQGDPEVRANATAKATVAAFAASEGHAHPRVVELPKTDEGLGFNVMGGREQNSPIYISRIIPGGVAHRHGGLKRGDQLLSVNGVSVEGEQHEKAVELLKSASERVKLVVRYTPKVLEEMETRFDRQRAARRRQMSPE from the exons ATGGCTTCTACAGGCGAACTTACACTCGACAGAG ATGTCAGCCGTGCAATACAGTTACTTCAAAATCTACAGCAAC AGTCTGGGTTGCCAACACAGAAACTGATTGCTCTCCAGGCTATCCTAGAAAGCGATTTCTTCAATGCTGTGAGGGAAGTGTATGAACATGTCCATGAAACAGTAGACATACAAGGCGATCCTGAGGTCAGGGCCAATGCTACAGCAAAG GCTACTGTAGCAGCCTTTGCAGCGAGTGAAGGCCACGCCCACCCAAGGGTCGTCGAACTTCCCAAGACGGATGAAGGACTAGGGTTCAATGTAATGGGAGGGAGAGAGCAGAACTCGCCTATCTATATCTCAAGGATTATTCCAGGCGGTGTGGCCCACCGACATGGTGGTCTGAAGAGGGGTGATCAGCTTCTCTCAGTCAATGGTGTG TCCGTGGAAGGAGAGCAACACGAGAAGGCAGTAGAACTCTTAAAGTCAGCTTCAGAACGAGTCAAGCTTGTTGTTAGATATACACCCAAGGTGCTTGAAGAAATGGAGACCCGGTTTGACAGGCAGAGGGCTGCACGTCGGCGACAGATGTCACCGGAATGA